The following are encoded together in the Daucus carota subsp. sativus chromosome 5, DH1 v3.0, whole genome shotgun sequence genome:
- the LOC108222824 gene encoding pre-mRNA-splicing factor RSE1 isoform X1, producing the protein MAVSEEESSSSSSSSSNYKSRSPPHYLAKSVLRGTVVLQVLPGHFRSPSSNDVVFGKETSIELVIIDDDGVVQSVCEQPLFGIIKDIAVLRWNGNRHQQSLQMQGRDALAIISDSGKLSILTFCSEMHRFSPLSQTQLSSPGNSRHQIGRMLTIDSNGYFIAVSAYEFQVAFFKISMSSGNDIIEKRISYPSETEGDTNTSGLVSSIGGTIWSMCFISNDLRQSYKEHNPVLAILLSRRDSVVTELLLLEWDIEEDNAHVLSQYSDAGSLAHNITEVPGLYGFAFLFRVGDILLMDLRDAHNPCCVFRTSLCSLSTAVEELNDAEESCKVHSVEEECIFDVAASALLELGDIHKDKDDDPMNVDSECGNVNSTSCHVCSWSWEPENVKNPRMIFSVDSGELYMVEIYSDSSGPKVNLSDCLYKGLPSKALLWVEGGLVAAFVEMGDGMVLQLEEGRLLYKNPIQNIAPILDMSVVDYIDEKHDQMFACCGMAPEGSLRIIQNGISVEKLLKTPPIYHGVTGTWTIKMKVTDSYHALLVLSFVEETRVLSVGVSFTDVTDSVGFRPDVCTLACGLVGDGLLVQIYQKAVILCLPTTGVHPEGIPLSSPVCSSWVADNMNISLGAVGHNVIIVATSNPCLLYILGVRFLSAYRYEIYQLYHVQLQNELSCISIPEKHSILKPSTPHSSCPDSTFSVPVDIGNTFVIGTHKPSVEVISFIPDKGIKVVAIGTISLTNTMGTTISGCIPQDIRLVLVDRLYVLSGLRNGMLLRFDWPSTSMMSSFESTLQKPCSGLSVPPSIAHTNRNSSGPVSSERMKENCPVYLQLIAVRRIGITPAFLIPLTDSLDADIITLSDRPWLLQTARHSLMYTSISFQPSTHATPVCSAECPNGVMFVAENSLHLVEMVQSKRLNVQKFPLGGTPRKVLFHNESRLLLVMRNDLSSDSYSSDVCYVDPLSGSILSSFKLDPGETGKCMELVKVGHEHVLVIGTSLSVGPAMMPSGEAESSSQGRLIVLSLEHRQHSDADSMTHGSKASSSSQRTSPFRDVTGYVAEQLSNSSMCSSPDENNFDGIKLEETEAWSIKLCYSTKLSGMVLAVCPYLDRYFLASAGSVFYVCGFPNDNYQRVRRLAVARTRFMIRTLTAHFTRIAVGDCRDGILFFSYHEDARKLEQLYCDPVQRLVADCMLMDADTAVVSDRKGSVAVLSRPSHVEDNASPESNLTLNCSFYMGEIAMSISKGSLLYKLPADDAFRGCDVANTVFNVSCNSILISTLLGSIISFVPLSREEYEILEAVQARLVVHPLTAPILGNDHNEFRSRESAVTVPRILDGDMLAQFLELTSMQQEAVLSLPLGSPKTVMLSLKSSPPPITANQVVRILERVHYALN; encoded by the exons GTTTTCACCACTGTCACAAACTCAACTCTCAAGTCCTGGGAACTCGAGGCATCAAATTGGTAGGATGCTGACCATAGATTCCAA TGGTTATTTTATTGCGGTTAGTGCATATGAGTTTCAAGTGGCCTTCTTCAAAATTTCAATGTCTTCCGGTAATGATATCATTGAAAAG AGAATATCTTATCCTTCTGAAACTGAAGGAGATACAAATACTAGTGGACTAGTTTCCAGTATTGGTGGCACAATTTGGAGCATGTGCTTTATTTCAAATGATCTACGGCAATCATATAAGGAGCACAACCCTGTATTAGCCATTCTTCTGAGTAG GAGAGATTCAGTAGTCACAGAATTGTTATTGTTAGAATGGGATATTGAGGAAGATAATGCACATGTGTTGTCTCAGTATTCAGATGCCGGATCCCTAGCCCATAACATAACTGAAGTTCCGGGATTATATGGATTTGCGTTTCTGTTTAGGGTTGGTGATATCCTCTTAATGGATTTAAGAGATGCTCATAATCCCTGTTGTGTTTTTAGAACGAGTTTGTGTTCTTTATCCACTGCTGTCGAGGAGCTCAATGATGCTGAAGAATCGTGTAAAGTACATAGTGTTGAAGAAGAATGTATATTTGACGTGGCTGCCTCTGCTTTACTGGAGCTTGGTGACATACATAAAGATAAAGATGATGACCCCATGAATGTAGACAGTGAATGTGGGAATGTCAATTCAACCTCCTGCCATGTGTGTTCATGGAGCTGGGAACCAGAAAATGTGAAAAACCCAAGGATGATTTTCAGCGTAGATTCTGGAGAGCTATATATGGTTGAGATTTATTCTGATTCTTCTGGGCCAAAAGTTAACCTATCCGATTGTCTCTACAAAGGCCTTCCATCCAAGGCCCTTTTGTGGGTCGAAGGTGGATTGGTCGCTGCATTTGTGGAGATGGGTGATGGAATGGTACTGCAACTGGAAGAAGGGAGGTTACTCTACAAAAATCCTATCCAGAATATAGCACCAATATTAGATATGTCAGTTGTGGATTACATTGATGAGAAACATGATCAAATGTTTGCCTGCTGTGGAATGGCACCAGAGGGGTCTTTAAGAATCATTCAAAATGGTATTAGCGtagaaaaattattgaaaactcCTCCTATTTATCATGGCGTTACTGGTACCTGGACAATTAAGATGAAAGTTACTGATTCTTATCATGCTTTGCTCGTACTTTCATTCGTTGAAGAGACTAGGGTGCTTTCTGTTGGTGTAAGCTTTACTGATGTTACTGACTCAGTTGGTTTCCGACCTGATGTCTGCACTCTTGCATGTGGTCTTGTTGGGGATGGTTTGCTAGTGCAGATTTACCAGAAAGCAGTTATACTTTGTTTACCTACTACAGGTGTCCACCCTGAAGGTATTCCATTGTCATCTCCAGTTTGTAGTTCCTGGGTCGCTGACAATATGAATATTAGTCTTGGAGCTGTTGGACATAACGTAATTATTGTAGCTACTTCAAATCCATGCTTATTATATATTCTTGGTGTAAGGTTTTTGTCAGCTTATCGATATGAAATATATCAGCTGTACCATGTGCAATTGCAGAATGAGTTGTCCTGCATTTCCATTCCTGAAAAACACTCTATCCTAAAGCCTTCAACTCCTCACTCCAGTTGCCCAGACAGTACCTTTTCTGTTCCAGTTGACATTGGTAATACTTTTGTAATTGGTACTCATAAGCCTTCAGTTGAAGTCATATCCTTTATACCAGATAAAGGCATAAAGGTTGTTGCGATAGGAACCATTTCACTAACAAATACCATGGGCACAACCATCAGTGGCTGTATTCCGCAGGATATAAGGCTTGTACTAGTTGATCGACTCTACGTTCTTTCAGGATTGAGGAACGGAATGTTACTTAGGTTTGATTGGCCTTCTACCTCTATGATGTCCTCATTCGAGTCAACTCTTCAGAAACCTTGTAGTGGTTTGTCTGTGCCTCCTTCAATTGCGCACACAAACAGAAACTCCTCGGGCCCTGTATCATCTGAGAGAATGAAGGAGAATTGTCCTGTATACCTGCAGTTGATTGCAGTACGCCGCATAGGTATTACTCCTGCCTTCTTGATTCCGCTGACAGATTCCCTTGACGCTGATATAATAACTCTCAGTGATAGGCCTTGGTTGTTGCAAACTGCAAGGCACAGTCTCATGTATACATCCATATCATTTCAACCTTCAACACACGCCACCCCTGTATGCTCCGCTGAGTGTCCTAATGGAGTTATGTTTGTTGCAGAGAACAGTCTCCACTTG GTGGAGATGGTTCAAAGTAAGAGACTTAATGTACAAAAGTTCCCTCTTGGAGGTACTCCGAGGAAGGTTCTATTTCATAATGAAAGCAGGTTGTTACTTGTCATGAGGAATGATCTTAGTAGTGACTCTTATTCATCAGACGTATGCTATGTTGACCCTCTCAGCGGGTCAATTCTGTCATCATTCAAACTTGACCCTGGGGAAACGGGAAAATGTATGGAGCTGGTGAAGGTTGGACACGAACATGTGTTGGTAATTGGAACTAGTCTTTCTGTGGGACCAGCAATGATGCCCAGTGGTGAAGCTGAAAG CAGCTCACAGGGACGACTGATAGTCCTCAGCCTTGAGCATAGACAACATTCTGATGCTGATTCCATGACACATGGTTCAAAGGCTAGTTCATCTTCTCAAAGAACTTCACCTTTTCGTGACGTCACTGGGTATGTTGCTGAACAGCTGTCAAATAGTAGTATGTGCAGCAGTCCGGATGAAAATAACTTTGACGGGATCAAGCTTGAAGAAACTGAAGCTTGgagtataaaattatgttattcAACTAAGCTGTCTGGAATGGTACTCGCAGTTTGTCCATATCTTGATCGTTATTTCTTGGCCTCTGCTGGTTCTGTT TTCTATGTTTGTGGTTTTCCAAATGATAATTACCAAAGGGTGAGAAGACTAGCTGTTGCGAGAACCCGATTTATGATACGGACTTTGACTGCACATTTTACAAGAATCGCTGTTGGTGATTGCAGAGATGGCATTCTCTTCTTTTCGTACCATGAG GATGCAAGAAAACTGGAGCAACTTTATTGCGACCCAGTCCAGAGGCTAGTTGCTGATTGCATGCTTATGGATGCTGATACTGCTGTTGTGTCAGATCGCAAAGGGAGTGTTGCTGTTTTGTCGCGGCCGAGTCATGTAGAAG ATAATGCTAGTCCTGAAAGCAACTTAACACTGAATTGTTCCTTCTATATGGGTGAGATTGCGATGAGCATCAGCAAG GGTTCACTTCTGTACAAACTCCCCGCTGATGATGCATTCAGAGGTTGTGATGTTGCCAATACAGTGTTCAATGTTTCCTGCAACAGCATCTTGATCAGCACTCTGTTGGGAAGCATAATAAGCTTTGTTCCTCTTTCAAG GGAGGAATATGAAATCTTAGAAGCTGTTCAAGCTCGTCTTGTTGTTCACCCTCTGACAGCCCCTATTTTAGGAAATGATCATAATGAGTTCCGCAGCCGCGAAAGTGCG GTCACTGTGCCCAGAATACTTGATGGTGATATGCTAGCTCAATTTTTGGAACTCACGAGTATGCAACAAGAGGCAGTGTTGTCCCTTCCGCTTGGTTCACCAAAAACTGTAATGCTGAGTCTAAAGTCATCTCCTCCACCAATTACAGCTAATCAGGTCGTGCGCATTCTTGAACGAGTTCATTATGCCCTCAATTGA
- the LOC108222824 gene encoding pre-mRNA-splicing factor RSE1 isoform X2 — protein MAVSEEESSSSSSSSSNYKSRSPPHYLAKSVLRGTVVLQVLPGHFRSPSSNDVVFGKETSIELVIIDDDGVVQSVCEQPLFGIIKDIAVLRWNGNRHQQSLQMQGRDALAIISDSGKLSILTFCSEMHRFSPLSQTQLSSPGNSRHQIGRMLTIDSNGYFIAVSAYEFQVAFFKISMSSGNDIIEKRISYPSETEGDTNTSGLVSSIGGTIWSMCFISNDLRQSYKEHNPVLAILLSRRDSVVTELLLLEWDIEEDNAHVLSQYSDAGSLAHNITEVPGLYGFAFLFRVGDILLMDLRDAHNPCCVFRTSLCSLSTAVEELNDAEESCKVHSVEEECIFDVAASALLELGDIHKDKDDDPMNVDSECGNVNSTSCHVCSWSWEPENVKNPRMIFSVDSGELYMVEIYSDSSGPKVNLSDCLYKGLPSKALLWVEGGLVAAFVEMGDGMVLQLEEGRLLYKNPIQNIAPILDMSVVDYIDEKHDQMFACCGMAPEGSLRIIQNGISVEKLLKTPPIYHGVTGTWTIKMKVTDSYHALLVLSFVEETRVLSVGVSFTDVTDSVGFRPDVCTLACGLVGDGLLVQIYQKAVILCLPTTGVHPEGIPLSSPVCSSWVADNMNISLGAVGHNVIIVATSNPCLLYILGVRFLSAYRYEIYQLYHVQLQNELSCISIPEKHSILKPSTPHSSCPDSTFSVPVDIGNTFVIGTHKPSVEVISFIPDKGIKVVAIGTISLTNTMGTTISGCIPQDIRLVLVDRLYVLSGLRNGMLLRFDWPSTSMMSSFESTLQKPCSGLSVPPSIAHTNRNSSGPVSSERMKENCPVYLQLIAVRRIGITPAFLIPLTDSLDADIITLSDRPWLLQTARHSLMYTSISFQPSTHATPVCSAECPNGVMFVAENSLHLVEMVQSKRLNVQKFPLGGTPRKVLFHNESRLLLVMRNDLSSDSYSSDVCYVDPLSGSILSSFKLDPGETGKCMELVKVGHEHVLVIGTSLSVGPAMMPSGEAESSQGRLIVLSLEHRQHSDADSMTHGSKASSSSQRTSPFRDVTGYVAEQLSNSSMCSSPDENNFDGIKLEETEAWSIKLCYSTKLSGMVLAVCPYLDRYFLASAGSVFYVCGFPNDNYQRVRRLAVARTRFMIRTLTAHFTRIAVGDCRDGILFFSYHEDARKLEQLYCDPVQRLVADCMLMDADTAVVSDRKGSVAVLSRPSHVEDNASPESNLTLNCSFYMGEIAMSISKGSLLYKLPADDAFRGCDVANTVFNVSCNSILISTLLGSIISFVPLSREEYEILEAVQARLVVHPLTAPILGNDHNEFRSRESAVTVPRILDGDMLAQFLELTSMQQEAVLSLPLGSPKTVMLSLKSSPPPITANQVVRILERVHYALN, from the exons GTTTTCACCACTGTCACAAACTCAACTCTCAAGTCCTGGGAACTCGAGGCATCAAATTGGTAGGATGCTGACCATAGATTCCAA TGGTTATTTTATTGCGGTTAGTGCATATGAGTTTCAAGTGGCCTTCTTCAAAATTTCAATGTCTTCCGGTAATGATATCATTGAAAAG AGAATATCTTATCCTTCTGAAACTGAAGGAGATACAAATACTAGTGGACTAGTTTCCAGTATTGGTGGCACAATTTGGAGCATGTGCTTTATTTCAAATGATCTACGGCAATCATATAAGGAGCACAACCCTGTATTAGCCATTCTTCTGAGTAG GAGAGATTCAGTAGTCACAGAATTGTTATTGTTAGAATGGGATATTGAGGAAGATAATGCACATGTGTTGTCTCAGTATTCAGATGCCGGATCCCTAGCCCATAACATAACTGAAGTTCCGGGATTATATGGATTTGCGTTTCTGTTTAGGGTTGGTGATATCCTCTTAATGGATTTAAGAGATGCTCATAATCCCTGTTGTGTTTTTAGAACGAGTTTGTGTTCTTTATCCACTGCTGTCGAGGAGCTCAATGATGCTGAAGAATCGTGTAAAGTACATAGTGTTGAAGAAGAATGTATATTTGACGTGGCTGCCTCTGCTTTACTGGAGCTTGGTGACATACATAAAGATAAAGATGATGACCCCATGAATGTAGACAGTGAATGTGGGAATGTCAATTCAACCTCCTGCCATGTGTGTTCATGGAGCTGGGAACCAGAAAATGTGAAAAACCCAAGGATGATTTTCAGCGTAGATTCTGGAGAGCTATATATGGTTGAGATTTATTCTGATTCTTCTGGGCCAAAAGTTAACCTATCCGATTGTCTCTACAAAGGCCTTCCATCCAAGGCCCTTTTGTGGGTCGAAGGTGGATTGGTCGCTGCATTTGTGGAGATGGGTGATGGAATGGTACTGCAACTGGAAGAAGGGAGGTTACTCTACAAAAATCCTATCCAGAATATAGCACCAATATTAGATATGTCAGTTGTGGATTACATTGATGAGAAACATGATCAAATGTTTGCCTGCTGTGGAATGGCACCAGAGGGGTCTTTAAGAATCATTCAAAATGGTATTAGCGtagaaaaattattgaaaactcCTCCTATTTATCATGGCGTTACTGGTACCTGGACAATTAAGATGAAAGTTACTGATTCTTATCATGCTTTGCTCGTACTTTCATTCGTTGAAGAGACTAGGGTGCTTTCTGTTGGTGTAAGCTTTACTGATGTTACTGACTCAGTTGGTTTCCGACCTGATGTCTGCACTCTTGCATGTGGTCTTGTTGGGGATGGTTTGCTAGTGCAGATTTACCAGAAAGCAGTTATACTTTGTTTACCTACTACAGGTGTCCACCCTGAAGGTATTCCATTGTCATCTCCAGTTTGTAGTTCCTGGGTCGCTGACAATATGAATATTAGTCTTGGAGCTGTTGGACATAACGTAATTATTGTAGCTACTTCAAATCCATGCTTATTATATATTCTTGGTGTAAGGTTTTTGTCAGCTTATCGATATGAAATATATCAGCTGTACCATGTGCAATTGCAGAATGAGTTGTCCTGCATTTCCATTCCTGAAAAACACTCTATCCTAAAGCCTTCAACTCCTCACTCCAGTTGCCCAGACAGTACCTTTTCTGTTCCAGTTGACATTGGTAATACTTTTGTAATTGGTACTCATAAGCCTTCAGTTGAAGTCATATCCTTTATACCAGATAAAGGCATAAAGGTTGTTGCGATAGGAACCATTTCACTAACAAATACCATGGGCACAACCATCAGTGGCTGTATTCCGCAGGATATAAGGCTTGTACTAGTTGATCGACTCTACGTTCTTTCAGGATTGAGGAACGGAATGTTACTTAGGTTTGATTGGCCTTCTACCTCTATGATGTCCTCATTCGAGTCAACTCTTCAGAAACCTTGTAGTGGTTTGTCTGTGCCTCCTTCAATTGCGCACACAAACAGAAACTCCTCGGGCCCTGTATCATCTGAGAGAATGAAGGAGAATTGTCCTGTATACCTGCAGTTGATTGCAGTACGCCGCATAGGTATTACTCCTGCCTTCTTGATTCCGCTGACAGATTCCCTTGACGCTGATATAATAACTCTCAGTGATAGGCCTTGGTTGTTGCAAACTGCAAGGCACAGTCTCATGTATACATCCATATCATTTCAACCTTCAACACACGCCACCCCTGTATGCTCCGCTGAGTGTCCTAATGGAGTTATGTTTGTTGCAGAGAACAGTCTCCACTTG GTGGAGATGGTTCAAAGTAAGAGACTTAATGTACAAAAGTTCCCTCTTGGAGGTACTCCGAGGAAGGTTCTATTTCATAATGAAAGCAGGTTGTTACTTGTCATGAGGAATGATCTTAGTAGTGACTCTTATTCATCAGACGTATGCTATGTTGACCCTCTCAGCGGGTCAATTCTGTCATCATTCAAACTTGACCCTGGGGAAACGGGAAAATGTATGGAGCTGGTGAAGGTTGGACACGAACATGTGTTGGTAATTGGAACTAGTCTTTCTGTGGGACCAGCAATGATGCCCAGTGGTGAAGCTGAAAG CTCACAGGGACGACTGATAGTCCTCAGCCTTGAGCATAGACAACATTCTGATGCTGATTCCATGACACATGGTTCAAAGGCTAGTTCATCTTCTCAAAGAACTTCACCTTTTCGTGACGTCACTGGGTATGTTGCTGAACAGCTGTCAAATAGTAGTATGTGCAGCAGTCCGGATGAAAATAACTTTGACGGGATCAAGCTTGAAGAAACTGAAGCTTGgagtataaaattatgttattcAACTAAGCTGTCTGGAATGGTACTCGCAGTTTGTCCATATCTTGATCGTTATTTCTTGGCCTCTGCTGGTTCTGTT TTCTATGTTTGTGGTTTTCCAAATGATAATTACCAAAGGGTGAGAAGACTAGCTGTTGCGAGAACCCGATTTATGATACGGACTTTGACTGCACATTTTACAAGAATCGCTGTTGGTGATTGCAGAGATGGCATTCTCTTCTTTTCGTACCATGAG GATGCAAGAAAACTGGAGCAACTTTATTGCGACCCAGTCCAGAGGCTAGTTGCTGATTGCATGCTTATGGATGCTGATACTGCTGTTGTGTCAGATCGCAAAGGGAGTGTTGCTGTTTTGTCGCGGCCGAGTCATGTAGAAG ATAATGCTAGTCCTGAAAGCAACTTAACACTGAATTGTTCCTTCTATATGGGTGAGATTGCGATGAGCATCAGCAAG GGTTCACTTCTGTACAAACTCCCCGCTGATGATGCATTCAGAGGTTGTGATGTTGCCAATACAGTGTTCAATGTTTCCTGCAACAGCATCTTGATCAGCACTCTGTTGGGAAGCATAATAAGCTTTGTTCCTCTTTCAAG GGAGGAATATGAAATCTTAGAAGCTGTTCAAGCTCGTCTTGTTGTTCACCCTCTGACAGCCCCTATTTTAGGAAATGATCATAATGAGTTCCGCAGCCGCGAAAGTGCG GTCACTGTGCCCAGAATACTTGATGGTGATATGCTAGCTCAATTTTTGGAACTCACGAGTATGCAACAAGAGGCAGTGTTGTCCCTTCCGCTTGGTTCACCAAAAACTGTAATGCTGAGTCTAAAGTCATCTCCTCCACCAATTACAGCTAATCAGGTCGTGCGCATTCTTGAACGAGTTCATTATGCCCTCAATTGA